The following proteins come from a genomic window of Gimesia chilikensis:
- a CDS encoding class II glutamine amidotransferase produces the protein MCRWLAYTGSPLQLSVLLTRPNHSLIDQSRHATQNVEALNGDGFGVGWYGDDPTPGLYRDTHPAWNDANFRHLADHIRSRLFMAHVRASTGTAVQNTNSHPFSFDNWLFQHNGSIPAFRSLKRQLLFDVDPELFPFIEGSTDSETLFFLALTFGLKDDPPAALARAIGHVEQVRKAAGIEVPLFVSACATNGEQLWAIRYSSNHQSRTLYHSSHLHALHEIDGTYAPLPDDATIVVSEPLDELTSHWEEVPESALLTVSGGSATVSSFSPMLPD, from the coding sequence ATGTGTCGCTGGCTGGCTTACACCGGATCGCCTCTGCAACTGAGTGTCCTGCTCACCCGCCCCAATCATTCACTCATCGACCAGAGTCGGCACGCGACACAAAACGTCGAAGCCCTCAACGGCGACGGCTTCGGGGTCGGCTGGTATGGTGACGATCCCACACCGGGTCTCTACCGCGATACGCATCCCGCCTGGAACGACGCCAACTTCCGCCACCTGGCCGATCACATCCGCTCGCGGCTCTTTATGGCACACGTCCGTGCCTCGACCGGCACCGCAGTCCAGAATACGAACTCGCATCCCTTCAGTTTCGATAACTGGCTCTTTCAGCACAACGGTTCAATCCCCGCGTTCCGCTCGCTCAAGCGACAACTGCTGTTCGATGTCGACCCTGAACTGTTCCCGTTCATTGAAGGTTCCACCGATTCCGAAACGCTGTTCTTTCTCGCGCTGACGTTCGGCCTGAAAGACGATCCCCCCGCCGCCCTGGCCCGTGCGATCGGTCATGTGGAACAGGTCCGCAAAGCCGCGGGGATCGAAGTTCCACTGTTCGTCAGTGCCTGCGCGACGAATGGCGAACAGCTCTGGGCGATCCGCTATTCCAGCAATCATCAGTCGCGGACGCTCTATCACAGTTCGCATCTACATGCCCTGCACGAGATCGACGGAACTTATGCGCCTCTGCCCGACGACGCCACGATCGTCGTTTCCGAACCTTTGGACGAATTGACCAGTCACTGGGAAGAGGTCCCCGAGTCGGCGCTGCTCACTGTCTCTGGGGGCTCTGCTACGGTGAGTTCATTCTCACCCATGCTGCCGGATTGA
- a CDS encoding APC family permease has protein sequence MNQQTESTDVDEQKLNLAELLAMGVGGMIGGGIFSVLGMAVKISGHAAPLAFLIGSFVALAAGYSYVKLALGFQSDGASFTYLDRAFSAYPNVAGIAGWTVIVGYIGTLALYAYTFGIYGSHLVGFAGSTIIRMLLSIGVLLFFLLINIKGVQSSGKTEVIIVFTKVLLLGLFALAGTFSIQQDHLFPVFEQGVSSVFIAGAMIFVAFEGFQLITNAVLESQKPDTNIPRGIYGSILITSFIYFGVAIVAVGNLTPDQIEAAKEYTMSVAARPALGHAGTVLVDLAALLATSSAVNATIFGASRMMADMAQERRMPEIFAQRTHARIPWVAIVFMSLLAGGFTLLGSLETITLFSSLTFLLVSIAVSAANFKLRDTTHSNLWLILLGIGLMLSTVILLVIHLWSKDGARFYWLLGFFATIAILEVFFCWYRCRNDEEFQQKHQKKHINRS, from the coding sequence ATTAATCAGCAGACAGAGTCCACTGACGTCGACGAACAAAAACTGAACCTGGCAGAGCTGCTGGCCATGGGGGTCGGCGGCATGATTGGCGGAGGCATTTTCTCCGTGCTGGGAATGGCGGTCAAAATATCCGGTCACGCCGCTCCGTTGGCCTTTCTGATCGGAAGCTTTGTCGCCCTGGCCGCGGGCTACTCATACGTCAAACTGGCACTCGGTTTTCAAAGTGATGGTGCCAGCTTCACCTATCTGGACCGCGCCTTTTCCGCGTACCCCAATGTCGCAGGCATCGCAGGCTGGACGGTGATTGTGGGTTACATCGGGACGCTCGCGTTATATGCTTACACGTTTGGCATCTACGGTTCCCACCTGGTCGGCTTCGCCGGCTCCACGATCATACGGATGCTGCTCTCGATTGGGGTGCTGCTGTTCTTCCTGCTGATCAACATCAAGGGAGTACAGTCCAGCGGAAAAACGGAAGTCATCATTGTATTCACCAAGGTTCTGCTGCTGGGCCTGTTCGCCCTCGCAGGCACATTCTCCATTCAGCAGGATCACCTTTTCCCAGTCTTCGAACAGGGAGTCTCCTCAGTCTTTATTGCCGGTGCGATGATCTTTGTTGCCTTTGAGGGCTTTCAGCTGATCACCAACGCGGTTCTGGAATCCCAGAAACCCGACACCAATATTCCCCGTGGCATCTACGGTTCGATTCTAATCACCTCATTCATTTACTTTGGCGTTGCGATTGTCGCCGTCGGAAATTTGACACCCGACCAGATCGAAGCCGCGAAAGAATACACGATGTCGGTCGCCGCCCGCCCGGCACTGGGTCACGCAGGCACGGTACTGGTTGATCTGGCCGCACTGCTGGCGACCTCTTCTGCAGTGAATGCCACGATCTTTGGAGCCTCACGTATGATGGCGGATATGGCACAGGAACGACGCATGCCCGAGATCTTTGCCCAACGCACCCACGCCCGCATCCCCTGGGTCGCCATTGTCTTCATGTCGCTGCTCGCCGGCGGATTTACGCTGCTGGGCAGTCTGGAAACCATCACGCTCTTTTCCAGTCTGACCTTCCTGCTGGTTTCCATCGCGGTCTCAGCAGCCAACTTCAAATTGCGTGACACCACCCACAGTAATCTCTGGCTGATTCTGCTCGGAATCGGACTGATGCTCTCGACGGTCATACTGCTGGTGATCCATCTCTGGAGTAAAGATGGGGCCCGCTTCTATTGGCTGCTCGGCTTTTTTGCTACAATTGCGATCCTGGAAGTTTTCTTCTGCTGGTACCGCTGTCGTAACGACGAAGAATTTCAACAGAAGCATCAGAAAAAGCACATTAACCGTTCCTGA